The genomic window CTTTACTGTCTTTTTTACAGAGAGCTGTGCAGATGCAAACCATGGTAAACAATGTGAGGATATGACAAGAGTATTTCGATAATCAGTCATGATGAAAAGACCAAGATGTTTAAGCATGGTCATGAGATGAACAGAAGGAATCTCTAGCATAGTAAACATAATTACCAGAGTAGGAAATATCAGAGGCCCTGGCTCAATATATATGGCATGATCCATAATAACATTTCCTTTAGGCTAGTAAGTAGTAATAAACAATGGTGTGACCAATCATATCAGACTCTTTGTAAGAGATGCATACAGAAAACAATGGTATACCAAAGTGATTATTCAAAGCGCATTGCGTTGCAACCGTAGCACACAAAACATGGCAACTGTTATGAGCTACTGCTAGTTTGTAGAGACACAGCGAGCAAATTGATGGAACTGTCGCTTCCATGGGTGATGGATGAAAcgggcggggagggaggagggagcacCTGAGAGAAAGGGGACGTCGGAGTTGCAGGACCAGAGGTGGAAGGCGAGGGCGAGGATGACGAGCAGCGCCCAGGCGATGGCGGAGACGAGCACCAGCCACACCGCGCCCTTCCGCCACACCACCTGCATCCGCATGCCGtccccctccgcgccgccgcctgcgaggcaccaaaccaaaccaaaccaaatccaGATCCAAACAGTGAAGCAGGCAAATTCTTCGGGGGGAAAGGGCGGCGCCTTGCCTACCTTTGCTCCGCCGCGCCATTGCTCCACCTCTTACTTGCTTCTGCTCTCCAGTGAGAGCGGGATTTAGGGTTTGGGAGTCGCCATGATCTTTGTCTCGTCTCGGAGATGGGAGCACAAGAGTGCAGTGCAAGCTTTGCTCGCGCCTTCTCCTTTTGTTTGTTTACTACGGAGTACTTtcgtttttcctttttcccatCCGAATGGTTCGCAAACTTTAGATTTATGAACAAATTTACAGATAATAACCGTATACAGTACAGTAAACTACATACGAAAAATTTACAGCGAAACAGGAGGAGTATACAGAAGATGGAAAATCTTGCTTTAGCCCTAGCCCATCAGAGTTAAAGTTACACTTCTGCTTCATCTTGTGCTGTACATTTTCTGGATTCATTTTATCGGCCGTGAACAACATGTTACGTTTGTTCAGACTCATCTCAACTGCTAATTTCTCCTTATAATGAATCACAAGTGAATTTTGCACATCCTCAACTCTGGAGACAATTATGCATAACAAGGTTCTTCATATATCTATTACTATTATCCACTATATCTGTATAATGTTTGCACCGTAGCGTGTGCACTAGGAGtacaattaattatatatacatcTGAAATTTACTACAAGTTCCAGGGTATAACAACTCAAGGCACCCTCCAGATTGATCAACATATGCATGCTTATTACATACTGGCATCAACCATCACACACTGAAGCACCATGTCAGGTTTTCTTCACAGAATTGGAAATATGTTGTCACCATCCTCGCCACCGTCGAGATAGTTGAACGGTGCATCTCCTTCGTAGCGGAAGTCTGGACCAACATAGCATTTCATCTCATGGAACAGGTTCAGGTTGTCCACCAGCTTATGGAATATGTTGCACCCGCAGCACTGGTACGACGAAAAACGATTTAGTCCCAAAAATTGCAGACGAAAGAAAGGAAATGTAAGGCATATGTAATATGCGTATATCAATACAATGGCAAAACCAGTCAGGCAAACTGAGAATGATGCAGCAGGAAAGAGCATATATATTTCAGCTGTTCAGCATAGAAATAGACATCCAAATATAAACAACTTGTCGGAAAATTCATGCTATAACAGTAAAGTAAGTAAAAGTGCATTAGGATGAAGCACAACAATAGCAAAACTTATCACTAGCACGATCAAGGACAATCAACAGTTCAGCGCTCATAGAAACATCAAAGCAGCACACTCAAATAAAAGTGCCTGAGATCTAGCTGGCACTGAACTAGAGAAAACGTTTATGTAGGTTAAACTAGGAAATTTCTCAAAGGAATTCAGAACACACATATAAGCTGTTCAAGCTGTATAATTTCTGCACATAAATTTGTATTACACTGGAAAAGCATAGCCTGCCTTTTTTGCTCCCTTGCTACTATCTGGTCTCTGATATATAAGATATGATACAATAGCCTCCTTAAGTTCTACTATACTCAATCTGCTGATGTTTTCACCAGGTTTCAGTCTGCTGACGTGAAAGCAAAATTTGCAGTGCGCTAGCTAAAAGATCCACCAGGTGCGACACCACCATAAGCACATTGGAAATGTAACATATAACCCATGGCAACTACCTAGTTACTGACTACACTGATCCTTGGATTGAGCATTCAGCAACTTAAACTACTAGTTCTTATGGAATAACAACAATGTTTCAAACTAGAAAATTGGTTCAGCAAGATAGCACTCCAATTCAATTATGCATGTATGACAGAATCAGGATCAGCAGAACTTGGATATTTCGCTGGGGCAGTGCAACTTGGATATTTAACACATCTCTATTCACTAGGCATGCCGTTTACTCAACACATCATCAATGGGAATATTCTATGTACTGACTACACTGATCCTACGATTGAGCACTCATCAACTTCAACTCATTGTTTGTATGTATTCGAATGGAATTACAACAATGTTGAGAGAATCAGGATCAGCTCAACTTGGATATAATTTAGTGAACAGATTTCCATTCGGTAGCCATGCCGTTTATATGGCTATACATGCATACCTGAACAAAGACAGTGCCGTCAGTGTAGGCGTGCGGGTTGATGGCGCGCGTGGTTCGCTGCCCGCACACATTGCAGGTGAAGGCCACGCGCATCCGCCGCCGTGGGGACTTTGTGAAGAGCGACCATGGCAGCGTGGACACCTCCGGCCGGTCTCCCCCACCGGCGGCCTTGGGCGGGCCCTCCATCCCCGACCCCGTCGTCCAGCCCCTTCCCGTGGCGGCGCTCACCACCAGCCCCATGGCCGCATCCTGCAGATGAGAGATGACAACGTCAGCAGCATAAATCAACCTGATCTGGCCAAAACAAACAGCTATTTTCATCATCAAAGTCATTCACAAATTGCAAAGAAACGGCAAGGAGTATGGCGAAACGGGGGATCGAATCGAAGGGAGAAATTCCTCAGTGAAGCGACCACTAAACTTGCGGGAAAGCGCGAAATCGGGCGTGAAACGTCCAGAAGCGGTGAGGAAAGGAACAAATTAATAAAGCATATCGGATCGGTCCACAGGTCGAggaatggaatggagggagtgagGGTTCGTATCGAATCGTACTGTACCTTGGAGAGCGGCGAGATGGAGAGGCCGTACGGCGCGAGGCTGGTGGGCTCGTGCGCCTTGgcgacctcctcgtcgtcgtcgtcgtggtggcgGCCTGCAAAACACGGGAGACATGAGCACCGGCGAACGCGGAAGAAATGGACGCGCGGAGAAACGTACGgttggaggcggcgacggggaggaaggatgcgcggcggcggcatcggcgattggaggagaagggggggagagggaggagagagcgggaggtggtggcgatCGCGACGGACTCCATGCTcgccccggcggcgacggcgagacacCCAGCACGACACGGAACTTGCAGCCGTGCGTCCGCctctgattttttattttttttatttggtcgGCAAATAAAATGCGTGTCTGTATATTTTCCCAGCGAGCGGGTGAGGATTATTATTACACGTCGGCCACTAGAGCCTTACAAtttttacaacaaaaaaaaattgatatagtAGGGTTTAAAAACTCATAAGGCCTTACAATTTTtacaacaacaaaataaattgatatAGTAGGGTTTAAAAACTCATAAATCCCTCTCAAATTGGTGGTATTTCTCATCATCAGTCAGGATTTAAGGCGGTAAACATGTGTAATGTAATATACACAAAATTCTCCATCCACTCAAATTTGTCCACATGTAAGTATGCTTTTGCTTAGCTATCTCAggcatatgtatatgtatgtacaagCAATACGGCCGAGGACTGAGAAAGGAACACATGATAAAACAACCTAAGGCATACATCATACAAAACTGTCGATGATCCCCTAACTGACCATGTTCTAAGACTGAACCATCCTACGGTCTCATAATAGCTGAATGCAACCTTTAAACATCGCTGTCATGGTCGCTGGCTGCATCTTTCTCTTCATAGCTCATGTCTTCGTTGATACTAACACTAAGGCCATCTtcttcgtcatcgtcatcatcatcatcatcgtcgtcgtcttcgtcgtcctCTTCAGATGAATCAAAATCCGAGGAAAATATGTAATCATCAAAGTAAACCGAGTCATAGGACTCACTGATATCAGAGCAACAAGAATCTGTCTCAACCTGCAAACCATAGTACCGCATACATCAGAACACTAATTTCGTTTATGCACCGGTAGAAAACATTATGTGATATCGCATATATCATAATTCTAATATCATTGATGCAGCAGTACAAAACATACAGATAGAGCTACTTTCTACAAGCCTGCAAATTtggtcctcttttttttttctcatttcctGGTACCTCAGATTCATAATGGTGattttacatataaaaaatactatatgAATCAAGTCAGCTAACATTCACACCCTAGCTTCATGCAAAAAGTTAATAAGCACATCTCAAGAACATTAATTCGGATGCCATGTATAAACCATGGCGGCCCAACACATTTATGCCATGCCTGATAAGTTTAGCAAGTAATGAGCATAAAACATCAGGAGAAGCACAATAAGTTTGCACAAAATAAAGATTATACCTCGTCAGGGTTCTCACTTCCACCAGGAGCCCAAATCTTGATATCTTTATCAATGCCACAGTTTGCAATAACAATCCCATAAGGGTGCTGCTCAACACAGTTCACAATCTGTTTATCCCCTTTCATAACCCGCATAAGCTCCCCATCCTTCTTGCTCCAAATAAATACACGGCCACAGTCTGATCCAGTGGTAACATAGTCACAGTTGGGCCCAAGGAAATTAACACCCTTCATGGTGTGCTTGTTACGATGTCCCTTGAATATTTGAGGTGCAGGCAACTTATCTCTACAAAAGGGTAATGGAGCTGTATTTATATGGCAGTCTCCTTCAATCTCATCCATCAGGAGTCGTTTTCCTACCTCAATATTGTTGAAGTGTAAGCCATGTTCTCTCGAGAAAAGGTAGATGTTATCATAACTATAGGATGCCAATAGTTCGCTGGTCTGCGAGAATGCCAAACCAGATATTCCATCTTTGTTTTCGCCCATCATATGTGGAGGACAAAAGTATTCAATTGGCCGACCAAAACTAGAATTCCCATTCACATCAATCTTGCGGCTATCATATATTCTCACATACTCATCAGATCCAGCAACTGCAAAACAACTAGGCTTTCTCGGGTCTATGGCAATAGCATAGAGTTCAATGGTATCACCACCAAAATGATCAACTTCTGCGCATTTAAAGAGTTCAGCAACATATTTCTCCCTTAGGTCAAACTGGATCAAACAGAGAGTTATCAACAAAGGAACCCAAGCAGATATTATTACAGGTGAATGAAGTTAGCAAGTTTAACAACTTACAAGAAAAACGGAGCCATTATCTCCGCAGCTAAAGAATGTGTGAGGATTTCCAGGCTCAATAGCTAGTTTGTGCACTGCTACCTCTGTATCAACTAGCTCATTTGTAATTACACGACCACCTTCTTGTATTTGCGAATGCCTCACCTGTTTCACGGAAACAGCAAACATGTGACCATGTGAACGATGTAGAGGAGAATGGTGAAAACATggtaaaaataaaattggatGACTCTgagccaatatatatatatacctgtcCATCAGCAGCGCATGTGATGATGCTCCGGTCACCTGAGAAGGGCATGAACAGAGCATGGAACACATTGTCGCTGTGGCCAGTGTGGAACGCGAAGGTAGGCGTCCCCTCTTGCCAATTCCACAGTACAGCGGCCCGATCGTCCGAACCGGACAGGAGCAAGCTCCCATCCTCGTTAAAGCTGATGGTATTCACACAGCCCCTGTGCTTCCGCAGCCTCTTCTGGACACCGAGAGACCGCACAAAGTCCTGcacaaacagtcaaacatgcTCCATGGTTATAGAAACAAAAGAAGCTTACTGCAATCACAAGGCTACTGCAACAACCACCTGTGATTCTCTCTGAACCTCCTTCGTTGCGTTGACTGTGCTCTCTGAACCTAGTACTAAGTTGGTTTCTCTTAATGAACGCACCGATTTCCACGGTAGGATACAGTTAATCCTGTTCTAACGTAACCTAATGCTGTTCGATTTTAGGATTAAAACGCTGGAGGAAACAGAAAAGCGAGCGCTGGGTGGTGATTTGGTCTCCGTGCGGAAGAGCAAAAGGGATGGGGAAGAAACTAGAGAGAGAGGGTTGGATTGGACCTGACCTGGGAGGCCATGACGGAGTTGGCGAAGAGCTTGGGCGGGAGGCAGCCGACCTCGCGCTCCCACAGCCCCGCCATCCGCGTCCCCTCCCGCGGCATCGcctcgccttcttcttccttcttcctcctccgccgcgagggtttcttcctcctccctctcctcttcccttcTTCGCATGTCGGCCAAGGGGGAGGTGGAAGGCGGTGGCACATCTGGGCCGTCCAATGTCCCAACCTCAACGGCCCAGATTCCGTGTGGATCTGGTGGGCCTGGGCCTCACGCGTTCATGGCCCAACTATTCTCCCCATCGCGGGCGGCGTGTACAAAAACCCAAAGAGAGAGCATCAGCGGAGCAGGTTGGAAGCGGAGACcgagagagagaagcagcacccaaaccctagccctcccctctcctcccgcacgcgcgcgtcggcgccaccaccgggagctccgccgccgccgccgcctcatccgccCCGTGCCATGGTGAGACctgcttcctcttctctcctcggCGCAGTCTGTATTTCTCCGTTGATTTGGCTGATCTCGGTGCTGACGCCTCTCCTCTTTGCAGGCGGAGACCCCCGAGCGCAGGAGGTAACGACCTCCTCGATCTCCCGATTTGGTGCCTGGTTTGCTATTTCGTTGGTTGGCCACCTTCTGGCTCCTCCGATGCGAGCTTTTCCGCCTAGAATCGTAGCTGCGTGATTCGAGCTGGATGCCCATTAGGTTTAGGGGCAAGGCAACACACGAAGATTCGTATCATATGCCTGTGGATTTCCTTTTTGTTTGAGCATACTATGTCAGCAGGCTGATTACATGTGTTCATATGGTGCTCAATATGTTAGCATCATGTTCTAAGTTGCAGTTCTCTAGTGACATAATTAGTTCGGTAGTGTTTCAACCTACTGTTCCTTACGATTAATTATGTTTTGGCATGTCGTCAATGAACTTTGAATTTCTGCGACGTAGATGCCCTTGTTCACTTGTACAAGGATTTCTTTCCTGGTGCTTATAGAAAGCATGATAGGGTTTGCCTTTAAGCATCAGGACATTGTGCTATGGAAGTATGATTTGATATGAGTGCATGGCTTACTTTCTATCATCCCATCTCAGTGGAAATATTCATGTTTGCATCTTGTAATTAGATTTAAACTACTATGTTTTGCCAATAATTTTTCCTAGTGGTTGGCGACAAACTTGACAGTATAGGGGTTATTCAAATGGCTGTTTGAGTTACATGCTTTCTTCTGAAATCGTTTTCCACTTTTGTCATTCGTATCATAGTAGCTAATGTCTAGATTAGTTAAATTGCACTACTACATTCGTCTGGGTATTCcaatttttatttccttttccccaCCAGTTTCTCAAAAGTTCTTTTAGAACATGAGGTGAACTTACATAACATTTCCTTGAGAAGATGGTTAATGCCATTGGACATGTCAGTAAATACTGGCTTTATATTAGTTATGTTGCTTGTACTGTTACTCATAACTTCGGGCAACTAAATAAGCTATAGGTTGATGTCAGGTGTTTGCCGCTGTAGAAAGGCAATGCTCTTCAGTTTATATTACTGTAGTAAAAAATGATAGTAGTATGATCCTGAAGCCATATGAGGACTTTGTTTAGTGTTGCATTCAGCCGTAACACATTCTAAGTGTGGCTTGTATGCTTGTTGGTCCATGAACAACACTTATCAGCATTTGGTATCATAATCATGATGCCACTTCAATAAGGATCATGTCATGTTCGATTCATAATGTATGCTGCTGGGAGTGCTCATGTTTCTATTAGACtgttttgtactccctccgtcccaaaatataagcatttttgaaCTTCGACACGGTCTTCGAGATgctattttgaccaacaatatctatggacataaaatgttttaaataaaaagagttacatattatgatagtttgattaatgataaatctagtaacatcaattttacttgattgatcttttttattttttgctattaatagtcaaagttaaaaacaaTTGACTTGGAACTATgctaaaatgcttatattttgggacggagggagtactcttcATTCGGGAAAGTTTGTTATGCTTTCTCCCAATGTTTTATTTGGCTTCAGAATGGTGTCCATCGTTTTGTCTTTTCTCTACATCTATTCCCTACCAGTAAACATGGGATTTCCTTTGCTAATATTTTTCATAGTTTGCATTGAGGATGATAGTAGGGAACTGGTTTCcatgaatttaaatatttgtcttcctatttttgttgttttcttgtACCAATCAAGATCATCCTTGTTAGAACTTTTATGAatgtttaatatttcatgcatgcGACAACTTCTTACTTTCAGGTACTCAGGGTCCCCCTCTCCTTACAGGGGAAACCCAAAATCAAGGTCAAGATCACGATCACCTGCAGCTCGATCCCAGTCTAGGTCTCCAGTCCCTGACCCTAGATCTCAGGCAAGGTCAAGATCAAGAAGCCGCGAGAGGTATTTGCTTATATTGCATATGCTGCCATCTATTTCACATAGTATTTGCTAATATTGCATATGCTGCCATCTATTTCACATATAATGTTTCTCTTCACAAATGGATGAAAGAAAGAGGGGTAGAGGGACTGATGGATGTTTTGTGTTCTGTAAACAAAATTATTGTAGTACAGTAACAGCTGACTTGTGTATTGTGTGTTCTGTATTTACATGGAAATCAATCAACATCCATGTTATTAACTTGTTTTTGGTTGCAGGGAGCCTGATGCTGTAAATCATGGAAATACACTGTATGTGACTGGACTCTCTTCTCGAGTGACTGAAAGAGAACTTAAAGATTACTTCTCTAAAGAAGGAAGGGTTAGTTGACTTCATAAAGTTACCGCAATATGTTCCTATTCTGCAGAATCACTGTCTTATGTCATTTCCTGTTTGTTAGGTGACTAGTTGCCATGTTGTCCTTGAACCCCATACACGTGTTTCTCGTGGATTTGCTTTTGTCACCATGGACACTGTTGAAGATGCTGAACGCTGTATCAAGTATCTTAACCAGTCTGTAATGGAAGGCCGGAACATCACAGTTGAAAAGGTAATTTGTTTGTTCATATCTGCTTGGGTTGTTTGATCAGTATGCAACCTTGTATTTCCTGAATGTTGACCTGGAGGTTTTTTTGGTTATCATTCAGAAGAGATTGTGCAAGCTATGTGCAACAATCAAGATGCTGAGTTCATCAATTTCAACTTTAGCTCATACAGCTTGATCAATGGACAGCCCAAAGGGTTACTATGCACCACAAGATTCACAACTAAACATAGCAAATTTTCAACTAAACCCCTGAGCATTCATCTTCAACTTCCAACATCAACTAATCAACGGGCATTCACAACTCGTTAGACAAGCATGTGTGGTGACATACGCATAGCAAATATTGGATCCCTGCTAGTTGGAGTTTGCGCTCTTCATTACATATTTCCTCCATTGGTCCGTAATTGCGGCATATGTTGATTGATCGTAAGAGGAACTTGTAATTACCTACACAATCCAGACTGACACTTCTCATATCCTAGTTTGGACCCTCGACTTTGTGCTAATGGATTTCTGTTTTATTTCAGTCACGTCGAGGTCGCCCAAGGACGCCAACTCCTGGAAGCTATCTTGGTATGTAAATTGTAAAGGAGCTGAAACTTGCTGCATAACTCTGTAAATATGC from Oryza glaberrima chromosome 6, OglaRS2, whole genome shotgun sequence includes these protein-coding regions:
- the LOC127777720 gene encoding uncharacterized protein LOC127777720, whose product is MESVAIATTSRSLLPLPPFSSNRRCRRRASFLPVAASNRRHHDDDDEEVAKAHEPTSLAPYGLSISPLSKDAAMGLVVSAATGRGWTTGSGMEGPPKAAGGGDRPEVSTLPWSLFTKSPRRRMRVAFTCNVCGQRTTRAINPHAYTDGTVFVQCCGCNIFHKLVDNLNLFHEMKCYVGPDFRYEGDAPFNYLDGGEDGDNIFPIL
- the LOC127776421 gene encoding uncharacterized protein LOC127776421; the encoded protein is MEYLVWHSRRPANYWHPIVMITSTFSRENMAYTSTILRDKLPAPQIFKGHRNKHTMKGVNFLGPNCDYVTTGSDCGRVFIWSKKDGELMRVMKGDKQIVNCVEQHPYGIVIANCGIDKDIKIWAPGGSENPDEVETDSCCSDISESYDSVYFDDYIFSSDFDSSEEDDEDDDDDDDDDDDEEDGLSVSINEDMSYEEKDAASDHDSDV
- the LOC127776420 gene encoding serine/arginine-rich splicing factor SR45a-like, encoding MTELAKSLGGRQPTSRSHSPAIRVPSRGIASPSSSFFLLRREGFFLLPLLFPSSHVGQGGGGRRWHIWAVQCPNLNGPDSVWIWWAWASRVHGPTILPIAGGVYKNPKREHQRSRLEAETEREKQHPNPSPPLSSRTRASAPPPGAPPPPPPHPPRAMAETPERRRYSGSPSPYRGNPKSRSRSRSPAARSQSRSPVPDPRSQARSRSRSREREPDAVNHGNTLYVTGLSSRVTERELKDYFSKEGRVTSCHVVLEPHTRVSRGFAFVTMDTVEDAERCIKYLNQSVMEGRNITVEKSRRGRPRTPTPGSYLGHRYDRREPRGRYRSRGGGYGRDEYYGNSYRRSPPPMYPSYRDTRDYPPYRDTRDYSPHRDARDYYDGKGGRGYSPHRSPPYGGGRARRERSRSLPYSPYRMPERGYGRRAGGGGYDR